The following nucleotide sequence is from Salvia miltiorrhiza cultivar Shanhuang (shh) chromosome 7, IMPLAD_Smil_shh, whole genome shotgun sequence.
GCATGGTGTAGAGAGAGGTGGTGGGGTCCTTGTTGAGGGATGCGAGTAATTTAGGGAGAGGTTGAGCTGATGAGATTGAGAGTAGGGAGAGAAGGAAAAGGTTTATCATTTTGATGGTTAACATCATTTGATTGTTGATGATGTTTTGGAatgaagaattttttttttttatttgcttaAGTAGGTGTATATAGAGAGAGATGTATAAATGGATAAGTggataagaaatggaaatgttatatatatatatgtagtatAGAGGTCTCATATGTCAAATATATGTGTGGGAAAATATTATTGACATTGACTTTGGACAAGTGAGAATTTGAGCGTGTTGGGCTCAATTATTTTGCTAAAGTCATAGCCGAAATCGTTGAGGAGGCTAGGTTTGACTTTATTGATCTATATATGCATTGATTAGATTGAGATACAAGAAATAGAATTGAagcaaaaaaatgattttttgtaAAGAAAATGGAAGTGTTACACATGTGAGACATCAAAAAGTGGGGATAGAGAATCTCAAGTAGGGCACCATGCCATTGAGtagaaaatacaaaattttgATGGAAAAGTTCCAAAGTAAAATGTATAACATACAATAATTTAAAGGGTTATTCACTATCCCATGCAAGGTTTTGTATAATTTGCATGACAATTATATTTTTGTCTAAAATGGGCCAAATTCAAAGCTTGTGAAAATTGAGTAGATGCGACATAGATCCAATTGGGCCTAGTTCATGGGCTGACTTGGAGATAGGAGCGCTGAGCAGCTAAGGGCCCAATAGAATCTAGATGGacttgttttattattttgcaAACTCGCCTTTTTTTTCAAGGATTAATAGTGTTGTATGCCCCAAACTTTCggcattttttataaaatgtttcgAACTTTCGTTTTCTCTTAAGAAACTTTGAActtcaatatttttataaaatgtcttACAATACAAAATTTAGTGATGAAAACATGACAAAAAACCGTGCACTTTTAACGTTTTCCAATAATGGTGATTCCTAATATAGTTTTCCAAACTATTTCATCCGGCGAGATAATTCATCTTTCTGTCACTGAATTATATATGACtgaacattttatgaaaaaaattgaaaattcaagattttttaggagaaaacgaaaattcgaaatattttatgaaaaacacTGAAAATTTGAGacataaaacaatattaacaaTTTCTTCAACTATGCTGATAAGGCCCAACTCAAGTGATAATGTTGAGGCACTCAAATACTCTCTTTTGTGAGAGATATTGGATTCAATCTCGTCTGCGTACGGattgtttatttgattatatattaatattagatACATCTAGGGGtgtcaaaatgggccgagaatggcccggcccgataggcccgcccggcccgcccgtagttttggccgggctgggctaggattttcaaggcccaaaaaaatCCGGGCCTCCCTGGCCCGGCCCATGCGGCCCGCCGGGCTTTCGGGCCCAAATTGGCCCGTCAGTATATTatgtgaaaatttcaaaaatttatatctcctcccaaatcccaatggatccaacccaatctaagtccatttcttcaattgacgacAATGACGAGTCAAAGTCTAACTTAAGATTTAAATTAccaatcaacaatcaatattaaattatttttacttgaaagatttatttatttttgattattttttgtggttgttatttgattccaattgatttgattactgtattaattcatttgtgaataaatcgttttcagtttttgttgtttttgcaattagtttttgttttttacttgtattcatattgtttacatttagttttagtcatatttgtttacatttaattttagtcaattacgCAATTTAGATTTAGATTGTTTAAGGCCCTTTTTatttcatcgaatttgtcttcaatttttttctttaaatttgatttaatttattaatttttggaactatatatatatatatatatatatatatatattaatttattaattttggcccgttttggcccggcccgcccggcggcccgtatagggccgggctgggcttcatTTTTCGaggcccgctgaaattttgggccggcccgacccggcccaaaaaattgccaaggcccgctgggttgggccgggccggcccggcccgcaaTGTTTGACAGCTCTAGATACATCttgtaattcaaaaaaaaaatccttttcTTCAACTACTTAGTGAAAATAAAACGTGTCCTTACAAAATGATCGAAATGCTCACCTCTAAAAATAATCACTCAAATTGGTGTTCTAAAATTTCTATTTAGGGGcaaaatcattttttattttaatttttcaactttttttaaaaGTGTGGTAATTACTAAAGAAATACAAAATTCACAAACTTGTGATTATGATTCCAATCCATGTAACATTACTATGGCAAAAGTGAGTAATTTCCTCTTCTCCACAACCCTCGATAATTATCATACTTCATCCAGAAAACTTGTTacatcagaaaaaaaaaacaaaaaaaaatctacaGAGATAAAacgaaggaaaaaaaaaaggaaaagaaaaacatTATAAGATTAGAAACTAGAATCCCCCAACTATACAAATTGAGGATTCAATCAAAAATTAGTTCCCTCTCCTCAACAAAGGCATCACAAGATCTCCCCATCCATTGAAGATGCTTCAAAATCAGAGCACTTCTTGTCTCCCTTCAACAATGAAGCAAATCCAAGCATGGAGTTTCCCAAGTTGAACTCAAGCAGATGATCCTCAATCTGATGCCCACCAACAACAATTGAATCCCTAGGATTCAGACCACCATCCAAGAATCCCAAACACATCACTTCATCACTCACCACCACCATTGACTTCTCACCATGAATCCTCCACTTCACCAGCTCACTCTGCAAAACAAGATCAACAATTGGAACATTCTCACCATCTCTTGAGCTGAAACACACTTCAAATGGAGCCACAGATTGCACTAGGCTCAAATTCATGGAGATGGCAGCACCAACATAGGACTCAACAAATGCATCATAAATCTTGCTCTCAAATGTAGTGTAAGGAACAATGGTGCTGATTTTGGCACCAAGAATAATCCCTTTTTGATGCAAAGGGAGTTTCTTGCCAGAAACCTTAATTGAACTCACATCAATGTAATAACCTTCTTGATCACCCCCACTTTTCTTGGAGATTAGAGGAGTGAACATCATTGAGCTCTCAAGAGGGTTCCCACCTAGGAAAAGTGCACCCTTTTGAGGGGACAAACACAGTGAGAATTTCCTCTCAAAGAATCCAAATGTGGTGGAGAATTGTGATGGGAGTGAGATTCTTGAATCTCCCAACCCTAGCACCCCTCTAGCCTCATGAGCTAAGCCCTTGAGCAACAAATTTGGGGAAGATAAAAGCAAGAATTTCTCACTCTTGGCAAATGAAGAAGACCCAATCCCATCCCAGAACTCCATAGCCATCACATCCTCACTCAGATCTCCAGATGCagaaattcttgaaattgtGTTCTCTGCCAGCAAGGTACAACTCTTGGTCTTGGAGTTGTACTCTGCTCCACCACCCCTAGTCGACTTAGCCATGGAGCACTTGAGCGAGCAACTCTTGATGGGCTGCTGAGAATCAGAGGCAGATTTGAGCCCAGATGCCATCCACACAAAAGGGCCATTGAGATCAACCACGAGATTGAGGGAATCAAGATTTTCACCCATGGAAACATGAGCGACGTATTGAAGAGTTGAGGAATCCTTCGAAACCGGAAAGATCGCAGCTTTGGGCAAGATGGGACTGTTGGAGAGCGCCTCGGCTTTCGACATTAGGAGAATCAGAGGAAGCAATAGCAAGAAAAGAAGAGAGCGAGCCATGTGTGTGTAGTGTGTgtgaaagatagagagagatagagaaacaGATGAGGTCTGAAAAATCAGTTGATTGTGGCGAAGGGACGCAGTTCAAGTCGAGAGATTTAAAGAACAAAGTTAATAG
It contains:
- the LOC130991543 gene encoding probable aspartic proteinase GIP2, with the translated sequence MARSLLFLLLLPLILLMSKAEALSNSPILPKAAIFPVSKDSSTLQYVAHVSMGENLDSLNLVVDLNGPFVWMASGLKSASDSQQPIKSCSLKCSMAKSTRGGGAEYNSKTKSCTLLAENTISRISASGDLSEDVMAMEFWDGIGSSSFAKSEKFLLLSSPNLLLKGLAHEARGVLGLGDSRISLPSQFSTTFGFFERKFSLCLSPQKGALFLGGNPLESSMMFTPLISKKSGGDQEGYYIDVSSIKVSGKKLPLHQKGIILGAKISTIVPYTTFESKIYDAFVESYVGAAISMNLSLVQSVAPFEVCFSSRDGENVPIVDLVLQSELVKWRIHGEKSMVVVSDEVMCLGFLDGGLNPRDSIVVGGHQIEDHLLEFNLGNSMLGFASLLKGDKKCSDFEASSMDGEIL